The following proteins are co-located in the Carassius gibelio isolate Cgi1373 ecotype wild population from Czech Republic chromosome A21, carGib1.2-hapl.c, whole genome shotgun sequence genome:
- the LOC127942361 gene encoding proteinase-activated receptor 1-like isoform X1: MGIKTLLFLVVIAHICIATFNESSVSNFEQTDGPVDDKKSSNQTFNEFGSGAPEKFMVGSFAAIPDILSSRDQAELNSSSLSISDEADDFLKGLLVTRIMPSFYIIIILISLPLNALALVTFTCKIREKKPAVIYMSHLACVDLLFTLLLPLKIHYQLNASDWVFGEAACRVISAAYYCYMYCSILLMMCMSVDRLLAVVFPIPSLTWRSARKATYICVLVWLLAIAGTVPLLSIRQTFKIKDVGTTCHDVLIYVNSADRLYMYLFFILSCLYYFAPLIITLVSYSTIIYALCVKSDPLATSPSSSGSRRRAVIMAIAVLTEFVLCFAPSNCILWYHCYLLATGNNSGQGDSSYAAYLLAVCLGSTSVFLDPLLYYYGSSQSRQKISSVFRRENTTSSCNTQTKSTDATKNRLLVKCEKN; this comes from the exons AGAGCTCTGTGAGTAACTTTGAACAGACTGATGGGCCAGTTGATGACAAGAAGTCTTCAAACCAGACGTTTAATGAATTTGGTTCAGGAGCACCAG AGAAATTTATGGTAGGCAGTTTTGCTGCTATACCAGACATTTTGTCCTCTCGGGACCAAGCAGAGCTCAACTCCTCCTCATTGTCTATCTCAGACGAGGCTGATGATTTCCTCAAAGGTCTGCTGGTCACACGCATCATGCCCTCATtctacatcatcatcatcctcattagTTTGCCCCTGAATGCTTTGGCCTTGGTGACGTTCACATGTAAGATTCGAGAGAAGAAACCAGCTGTGATCTACATGTCTCACCTGGCGTGTGTGGACCTGCTCTTCACTCTTCTGCTGCCTCTGAAGATCCACTACCAGCTGAACGCTTCAGATTGGGTGTTCGGTGAGGCAGCGTGTCGTGTGATCAGTGCAGCTTACTACTGCTACATGTACTGCTCCATACTGCTGATGATGTGCATGAGTGTGGACAGGCTGCTGGCCGTGGTGTTTCCCATCCCCTCTCTGACCTGGAGGAGCGCAAGGAAAGCCACATACATATGTGTGCTGGTCTGGCTGCTGGCGATCGCTGGTACAGTGCCACTTCTCTCAATAAGACAAACATTCAAGATCAAGGATGTCGGCACCACCTGTCATGATGTGCTGATCTATGTCAATTCTGCAGATCGGCTGTACATGTACCTGTTCTTCATTCTCTCCTGCCTCTACTATTTTGCGCCATTAATCATCACCTTAGTTAGCTACTCCACCATCATATATGCGCTCTGTGTAAAGTCTGATCCTTTAGCTACATCGCCCTCATCTTCAGGCAGCCGAAGGAGAGCTGTGATTATGGCTATCGCTGTGCTGACTGAGTTTGTGTTGTGCTTTGCTCCATCCAATTGCATCCTGTGGTACCACTGTTATCTTTTAGCTACTGGGAACAACAGTGGCCAGGGAGATTCATCATATGCAGCTTACCTGTTGGCTGTGTGTTTGGGGAGCACAAGTGTTTTTCTGGACCCTCTGCTGTACTACTACGGCTCGTCTCAGAGCAGACAGAAGATCAGCTCTGTGTTTAGGAGGGAAAACACAACCTCATCATGTAACACACAGACCAAATCCACAGATGCTACTAAAAACAGGCTTTTGGTAAAGTGTGAAAAAAACTGA
- the LOC127942361 gene encoding proteinase-activated receptor 1-like isoform X2 — translation MGIKTLLFLVVIAHICIATFNGNSVSNFEQTDGPVDDKKSSNQTFNEFGSGAPEKFMVGSFAAIPDILSSRDQAELNSSSLSISDEADDFLKGLLVTRIMPSFYIIIILISLPLNALALVTFTCKIREKKPAVIYMSHLACVDLLFTLLLPLKIHYQLNASDWVFGEAACRVISAAYYCYMYCSILLMMCMSVDRLLAVVFPIPSLTWRSARKATYICVLVWLLAIAGTVPLLSIRQTFKIKDVGTTCHDVLIYVNSADRLYMYLFFILSCLYYFAPLIITLVSYSTIIYALCVKSDPLATSPSSSGSRRRAVIMAIAVLTEFVLCFAPSNCILWYHCYLLATGNNSGQGDSSYAAYLLAVCLGSTSVFLDPLLYYYGSSQSRQKISSVFRRENTTSSCNTQTKSTDATKNRLLVKCEKN, via the exons CTCTGTGAGTAACTTTGAACAGACTGATGGGCCAGTTGATGACAAGAAGTCTTCAAACCAGACGTTTAATGAATTTGGTTCAGGAGCACCAG AGAAATTTATGGTAGGCAGTTTTGCTGCTATACCAGACATTTTGTCCTCTCGGGACCAAGCAGAGCTCAACTCCTCCTCATTGTCTATCTCAGACGAGGCTGATGATTTCCTCAAAGGTCTGCTGGTCACACGCATCATGCCCTCATtctacatcatcatcatcctcattagTTTGCCCCTGAATGCTTTGGCCTTGGTGACGTTCACATGTAAGATTCGAGAGAAGAAACCAGCTGTGATCTACATGTCTCACCTGGCGTGTGTGGACCTGCTCTTCACTCTTCTGCTGCCTCTGAAGATCCACTACCAGCTGAACGCTTCAGATTGGGTGTTCGGTGAGGCAGCGTGTCGTGTGATCAGTGCAGCTTACTACTGCTACATGTACTGCTCCATACTGCTGATGATGTGCATGAGTGTGGACAGGCTGCTGGCCGTGGTGTTTCCCATCCCCTCTCTGACCTGGAGGAGCGCAAGGAAAGCCACATACATATGTGTGCTGGTCTGGCTGCTGGCGATCGCTGGTACAGTGCCACTTCTCTCAATAAGACAAACATTCAAGATCAAGGATGTCGGCACCACCTGTCATGATGTGCTGATCTATGTCAATTCTGCAGATCGGCTGTACATGTACCTGTTCTTCATTCTCTCCTGCCTCTACTATTTTGCGCCATTAATCATCACCTTAGTTAGCTACTCCACCATCATATATGCGCTCTGTGTAAAGTCTGATCCTTTAGCTACATCGCCCTCATCTTCAGGCAGCCGAAGGAGAGCTGTGATTATGGCTATCGCTGTGCTGACTGAGTTTGTGTTGTGCTTTGCTCCATCCAATTGCATCCTGTGGTACCACTGTTATCTTTTAGCTACTGGGAACAACAGTGGCCAGGGAGATTCATCATATGCAGCTTACCTGTTGGCTGTGTGTTTGGGGAGCACAAGTGTTTTTCTGGACCCTCTGCTGTACTACTACGGCTCGTCTCAGAGCAGACAGAAGATCAGCTCTGTGTTTAGGAGGGAAAACACAACCTCATCATGTAACACACAGACCAAATCCACAGATGCTACTAAAAACAGGCTTTTGGTAAAGTGTGAAAAAAACTGA
- the LOC127942357 gene encoding uncharacterized protein LOC127942357 → MPGPGSTTKKCASCSMPLNVACKTCKYCKAVQPHNLRLKKKIERFDLKSETWAQAQKKNNTSSHLMDDASLLLERFQALGSRGVLFISRPGTKSWTCEVLLPRCKVTESASACLKRMEALFEFVVQGWSQSEKVAASAAEIPQPPVDNSLATSSYYGAPALPIPSPSAPNLASPTPPAPTLSIPTLPAPTLSFPTTPAPTLPIPTTPAPTLPIPTTPAPTLPISTTPAPTLPISTTPAPTLPISTTPAPSLSIPTLPVSTLSIPTTPAPTLSIPTPPVSTLSFPTTPASTLPIPTTPAPTLSIPTPPVSTLSIPTTPAPTLSIPTTPASTLPIPTPPAPTLPIPTPPASTLPIPTPPASTLPIPTTSASTLPIPTPPAPTLSIPTTPAPTLSIPTTPASTLPIPTPPAPTLPIPTPPASTLPIPTTSASTLPIPTPPAHTLPIPTPPASTLPIPTTSASTLPIPTPPAHTLPIPTTPASTLPIPTPPAPTLSIPTTPAPTLSIPTTPASTLPIPTPPAPTLPIPTPPASTLPIPTTSASTLPIPTPPAHTLPIPTPPASTLPIPTTSASTLPIPTPPAHTLPIPTPPAHTLPIPTTPASTLPIPTPPAHNLAIPAPGGNKRKKNNDCSHSSQEVFKGDILKERVKEGRKEYLLKWHPCSLCGKKWRSTWVEEDSFLM, encoded by the exons ATGCCAGGACCTGGTTCAACTACTAAGAAATGTGCTTCTTGTTCTATGCCACTCAATGTGGCTTGCAAGACGTGCAAGTACTGCAAAGCAGTGCAGCCCCACAATCtgcgtttgaaaaaaaaaatagaaagatttGATTTGAAATCAGAGACATGGGCCCAGGCCCAGAAAAAGAATAACACTTCATCCCACCTGATGGATGACGCTTCTTTGTTG CTGGAAAGGTTTCAGGCCCTTGGCTCCAGGGGTGTGTTATTTATATCCCGCCCTGGAACTAAATCATGGACCTGTGAGGTTCTTCTGCCCAGATGTAAAGTCACTGAATCAGCATCTGCCTGCCTAAAGAGGATGGAGGcgttgtttgaatttgttgtgcAAG GTTGGAGTCAGTCAGAGAAAGTAGCAGCCTCAGCAGCAGAGATCCCACAGCCTCCTGTAGACAACTCACTGGCCACATCAA GTTATTATGGAGCCCCTGCTCTTCCCATTCCTTCCCCTTCAGCTCCTAATCTTGCCAGTCCTACCCCTCCAGCGCCTACCCTTTCCATTCCTACCCTTCCAGCCCCTACTCTTTCCTTTCCTACCACTCCAGCTCCTACTCTCCCCATTCCTACCACTCCAGCTCCTACTCTCCCCATTCCTACCACTCCAGCTCCTACTCTTCCCATTTCTACCACTCCAGCTCCTACTCTTCCCATTTCTACCACTCCAGCTCCTACTCTTCCCATTTCTACCACTCCAGCCCCTTCTCTTTCCATTCCTACCCTTCCAGTCTCTACTCTTTCCATTCCTACCACTCCAGCTCCTACTCTTTCCATTCCTACCCCTCCAGTCTCTACTCTTTCCTTTCCTACCACTCCAGCTTctactcttcccattcctaccACTCCAGCCCCTACTCTTTCCATTCCTACCCCTCCAGTCTCTACTCTTTCCATTCCTACCACTCCAGCTCCTACTCTTTCCATTCCTACCACTCCAGCTTctactcttcccattcctacccctccagctcctactcttcccattcctacccctccagcttctactcttcccattcctacccctccagcttctactcttcccattcctaccacttcagcttctactcttcccattcctacccctccagctcctactctttccattcctaccactccagctcctactctttccattcctaccactccagcttctactcttcccattcctacccctccagctcctactcttcccattcctacccctccagcttctactcttcccattcctaccacttcagcttctactcttcccattcctacccctccagctcatactcttcccattcctacccctccagcttctactcttcccattcctaccacttcagcttctactcttcccattcctacccctccagctcatactcttcccattcctaccactccagcttctactcttcccattcctacccctccagctcctactctttccattcctaccactccagctcctactctttccattcctaccactccagcttctactcttcccattcctacccctccagctcctactcttcccattcctacccctccagcttctactcttcccattcctaccacttcagcttctactcttcccattcctacccctccagctcatactcttcccattcctacccctccagcttctactcttcccattcctaccacttcagcttctactcttcccattcctacccctccagctcatactcttcccattcctacccctccagctcatactcttcccattcctaccactccagcttctactcttcccattcctaccCCCCCAGCTCATAATCTTGCCATCCCTGCTCCTGGAGGAAACAAGAGGAAGAAAAATAATG ATTGCTCTCACAGCAGCCAGGAAGTATTCAAGGGAGATATTTTGAAGGAACGAGTTAAAGAG GGAAGGAAGGAATACCTTCTGAAATGGCACCCTTGCAGTTTATG TGGAAAAAAATGGAGAAGCACCTGGGTGGAGGAGGATTCCTTCcttatgtag